The Chitinophaga pinensis DSM 2588 region AAAGATGATTCTTTTCAGGGTTCACTGGCGGCGATCTGCCAGACTTTTGGTGGTCAGTATCTCTATCCCAGTGTGGAAGAGAAGGCGGCCCATCTCTTATATTTTGTGATTAAGAACCACTCTTTTTCCGACGGGAATAAGCGGATCGCAGCATTTCTGTTTGTATGGTTCCTGGAAAAGAACAACCTCCTCTACGGGCAGGACGGTCGTAAAAGAATTGCGGACAATGCCCTGGTAGCATTCACCCTGATGATTGCGGAATCAAAACCGGAGGAAAAGGAGATGATGGTAAAAGTGATCGTACATCTTATCAACAGTAAGAATTAAAATAAAAAAGTCCGCCGCCGGCGGACTTCCTATTTATGCCTGCACATTCAGTACAGTAAAGCGCTTCACGCCAGCCGGCATCTTCCACTCTACTTCGTCTCCTTTACGGAAACCTATCAGAGCTGCACCCAGCGGCGCCAGTATAGAAATTTTCTTTTGCTTGATATCTGCATCAATCGGCATTACAATACGGAAGTCAGTCACTTTTCCTGAATTGACTTCTTTCACACTTACCAGTGAGTTCAAACGGATGGTCCCTACAGGCAGGGATTCATTATCCACGATAACGGCGCGATTCAGTTCATACGCCAGTGACATTTCGCTGATATCATCTGTTTTGGTGCCTGCAAATTGTTTCAGGAGGTTATAATCTTCTTCACAAAGAATGACTGGGGTTTTTTCTTTGGTCTTTGCTTTTCCTGATTTCATACACTACTAATTTTAAATTAAAAAAAATTCCTGCCGATGTGGTATATCGCGCAGTGGAACAAACTATACAATAGAAAAACCGAGGGATCCCCGAACAATAAAGTGAATTAATAATAGTCCGGGGAAAAAGTA contains the following coding sequences:
- a CDS encoding type II toxin-antitoxin system death-on-curing family toxin yields the protein MNQFNQRNAMDANESAQLQRVLSDYTYALDVLDKYDHQLLEIENTTAENLFVITYETAMLAINGLRDRFGGSALFGNEKDDSFQGSLAAICQTFGGQYLYPSVEEKAAHLLYFVIKNHSFSDGNKRIAAFLFVWFLEKNNLLYGQDGRKRIADNALVAFTLMIAESKPEEKEMMVKVIVHLINSKN
- a CDS encoding GreA/GreB family elongation factor, producing MKSGKAKTKEKTPVILCEEDYNLLKQFAGTKTDDISEMSLAYELNRAVIVDNESLPVGTIRLNSLVSVKEVNSGKVTDFRIVMPIDADIKQKKISILAPLGAALIGFRKGDEVEWKMPAGVKRFTVLNVQA